From a region of the Candidatus Kapaibacterium thiocyanatum genome:
- a CDS encoding asparaginyl/glutamyl-tRNA amidotransferase subunit C — protein MNSIDIKRIADLARLEFSEDEIEGFARQFTNIVDYIGTMNAVDMTGVEPMAHVNEAVNVFRDDVVGECLTTTEALSNAPQKNEAFFKVPKVLG, from the coding sequence ATGAACAGTATCGATATCAAACGGATCGCCGATCTGGCGCGGCTCGAGTTCTCGGAGGACGAGATCGAAGGTTTCGCCCGGCAGTTCACGAACATCGTGGACTACATCGGCACGATGAATGCCGTCGACATGACGGGCGTGGAACCGATGGCCCATGTGAACGAAGCCGTCAACGTCTTCCGTGACGACGTCGTCGGCGAATGCCTGACGACGACCGAAGCATTGTCCAACGCTCCTCAGAAGAACGAAGCCTTCTTCAAGGTGCCGAAAGTACTCGGATGA
- a CDS encoding peroxiredoxin: MALAPGTIAPDFALFDGDKNKVSLSAQRGKNVVLAFFPAAFTGVCKAELCSFQSAIQRLNSINATVLAVAADGPFANKAFADENGLTFPVLSDYTRETIEAYDVVLQDFAGLPGYTASQRATFVIDAEGIIRHVDVTPNPGVEPNYDEIYAAVDALK, translated from the coding sequence ATGGCATTGGCTCCCGGCACCATCGCACCGGACTTCGCCCTCTTCGATGGCGACAAGAACAAGGTCAGCCTGTCCGCACAGCGCGGCAAGAACGTCGTACTCGCCTTCTTCCCCGCAGCGTTCACGGGCGTATGCAAAGCCGAACTCTGTTCGTTCCAGTCGGCCATACAACGACTCAATTCCATCAATGCCACCGTTCTGGCCGTGGCAGCGGATGGGCCGTTCGCGAACAAGGCTTTCGCCGACGAGAATGGTCTGACGTTCCCCGTGCTGAGCGACTACACACGTGAGACCATCGAAGCCTATGACGTCGTGCTGCAGGACTTCGCAGGACTGCCCGGCTATACGGCGTCGCAACGTGCAACGTTCGTGATCGATGCCGAAGGCATCATCCGCCATGTGGACGTGACACCCAATCCCGGTGTCGAGCCGAACTACGATGAGATCTATGCTGCCGTCGATGCACTGAAGTGA
- a CDS encoding acetyl-CoA carboxylase biotin carboxylase subunit, translating to MIKKLLIANRGEIALRIIRAAKEMGIRTVAVYSEADRASLHVRFADEAVCIGPAQSKLSYLNIPSIIAAAEVTNADAIHPGFGFLAENATFAEICTDCNIIFVGPSPDAIVRMGNKSIAKETMVAAGVPVVPGSEGIVPTLEDAKRVADEVGYPLMLKAVAGGGGKGMRYVPEPSELERAYTTARGEAEASFGNGDIYIEKFVEEPRHIEIQVFADTHGNVISLNERECSIQRRHQKLIEEAPSPIMTPDLRRRMGEAAVKGAASVNYVGAGTIEFLVDKHRNFYFMEMNTRIQVEHPVTEQSLGYDLIKEQIIVASGERLTITPKDPVLHSIECRINAEDPMHDFRPSPGRIESLNFPGGPGVRVDSHIYQGYVIPPYYDSMVAKLITFAPTRMETILKMRRALDEFVIEGIQTTIPFHRKMMENADFIAGEFDTKYLDTHDWRA from the coding sequence ATGATCAAAAAGCTTCTTATCGCCAACCGCGGTGAAATCGCCCTGCGCATCATTCGCGCTGCGAAGGAGATGGGCATCCGCACCGTCGCCGTGTATTCCGAAGCGGATCGCGCTTCCCTCCACGTTCGCTTCGCCGACGAAGCCGTCTGCATCGGCCCGGCGCAAAGCAAGTTGAGTTATCTCAACATTCCGTCGATCATCGCCGCAGCGGAAGTTACGAATGCCGATGCAATCCATCCTGGCTTCGGCTTCCTCGCGGAGAATGCTACGTTCGCGGAAATCTGTACCGACTGCAACATCATCTTCGTGGGGCCGTCGCCTGACGCCATCGTACGGATGGGCAACAAGTCCATCGCGAAGGAAACGATGGTAGCCGCCGGCGTGCCGGTCGTGCCCGGCTCGGAAGGTATCGTACCTACGCTCGAGGATGCGAAGCGCGTCGCCGACGAAGTCGGCTATCCCCTCATGCTCAAGGCCGTGGCCGGTGGCGGTGGCAAGGGCATGCGCTACGTGCCGGAGCCGTCCGAACTCGAACGTGCCTATACGACGGCACGTGGTGAAGCCGAGGCCTCCTTCGGCAATGGCGATATCTACATCGAGAAGTTCGTCGAAGAACCCCGCCACATCGAGATACAGGTCTTCGCCGATACGCACGGCAACGTCATATCGCTGAACGAACGTGAGTGCTCCATCCAGCGCCGGCACCAGAAGCTCATCGAGGAAGCGCCGTCGCCCATCATGACGCCCGACCTTCGCAGGCGCATGGGTGAAGCCGCCGTAAAAGGCGCAGCCAGCGTGAACTACGTCGGTGCAGGGACGATCGAATTCCTGGTGGACAAGCACCGGAATTTCTACTTCATGGAAATGAACACCCGTATCCAGGTCGAACATCCCGTCACGGAACAATCCCTCGGATACGATCTCATCAAGGAACAGATCATCGTGGCCTCGGGTGAACGTCTGACGATCACACCGAAGGACCCCGTGCTCCACAGTATCGAGTGCCGTATCAATGCCGAGGATCCGATGCACGACTTCCGCCCCTCACCGGGCCGGATCGAAAGCCTGAACTTCCCCGGCGGCCCTGGTGTCCGCGTCGACTCGCACATCTATCAGGGCTACGTGATCCCGCCGTATTACGATTCGATGGTGGCCAAGCTCATCACGTTCGCACCCACACGCATGGAGACCATCCTCAAGATGCGCCGCGCCCTGGACGAGTTCGTGATCGAGGGTATCCAGACGACGATTCCGTTCCATCGCAAGATGATGGAGAATGCAGACTTCATAGCCGGCGAATTCGACACCAAATATCTTGATACACACGACTGGAGGGCATGA
- a CDS encoding 3-deoxy-D-manno-octulosonate cytidylyltransferase has protein sequence MILGIIPARYASTRLPGKPLIDLCGQTMVERVWRAASSSPALDRVIIATDDERVVAEAQRIGAEAHLTSPDLPSGTDRCDALVRALRLQPDVVVNIQGDEPLLAPSVLTLLVNTLQSSGADVSTPVSRLLFPAELDDPGVVKVARSVNGDALYFSRSPIPFLRSVDRSQWTTSYTYWKHIGIYAYTRDALRRHVFLPPSPLERAESLEQLRLLEDGARFVCVETEQMFMAVDTIEDAERVRAWLRTSQGR, from the coding sequence ATGATTCTTGGCATCATTCCCGCGCGATACGCGTCGACGCGTCTGCCCGGGAAACCGCTGATCGATCTGTGCGGCCAGACGATGGTCGAACGCGTATGGCGCGCAGCATCGTCGTCACCGGCTCTCGATCGTGTCATCATCGCCACGGACGACGAACGTGTCGTCGCCGAGGCGCAGCGCATCGGTGCCGAAGCACATTTGACCTCGCCCGATCTCCCGAGTGGAACGGATCGCTGTGACGCCCTGGTGCGTGCACTCAGACTGCAGCCCGACGTCGTGGTCAATATCCAGGGAGATGAACCTCTCCTCGCACCCAGCGTCCTGACGTTGCTCGTCAACACGCTGCAGTCGTCGGGCGCGGACGTGAGCACGCCGGTGAGTCGCCTTCTCTTTCCTGCTGAACTCGACGATCCCGGGGTCGTCAAGGTCGCCCGCTCCGTCAACGGTGATGCGCTCTATTTCTCACGTTCGCCGATTCCGTTCCTGCGTTCCGTCGACCGTTCACAGTGGACGACGTCGTATACCTACTGGAAGCATATCGGCATCTATGCCTATACACGCGACGCATTGCGCCGGCACGTCTTTCTCCCACCTTCACCTCTCGAACGTGCCGAATCGCTGGAGCAGCTTCGTCTGCTCGAAGACGGTGCCCGCTTCGTCTGCGTCGAAACGGAGCAGATGTTCATGGCCGTCGATACGATAGAGGATGCGGAACGGGTCCGTGCCTGGTTGCGGACGAGTCAGGGACGCTGA
- a CDS encoding histidine--tRNA ligase codes for MVQTVRGMRDIFGPEMAAWHLAERVFRDCSQAYGYEEFRTPVLEHTELFARGIGADTDIVGKEMYTFEDRSGDSLTMRPEMTASVVRAAIEHSLLRHSPVTRLWYAAPIFRHERPQKGRYRQFHQYGAECLGSPYPESDVEIILLAHDVIKAIGITQWRLEINTLGTAESRAAYRAALVDYFERHVERLSDDSRRRLQTNPLRILDSKEEADKEIVAHAPRLHDHLDEASRVHFAAVRSMLDAAQVDYVVNPVMVRGLDYYCHTVFEFVTDALGTQNAIGGGGRYDPLFAMLGGGDVPAVGFSLGVERILLLLEQENGGWPAGDATDAYICAIGDAARLPVQLIATRLRRKGMAVTTDVLRRSIKAQMKDANRADAVWTITIGDDELANGTCVIKHMATGEQQTVPQQTIEEHLRR; via the coding sequence ATGGTCCAGACAGTGCGTGGCATGAGAGATATCTTCGGTCCCGAAATGGCTGCCTGGCATCTGGCCGAACGCGTCTTCAGGGATTGCTCACAGGCCTATGGTTACGAGGAATTCCGGACACCCGTGCTTGAGCACACCGAGCTGTTCGCACGGGGAATCGGGGCCGACACGGACATCGTGGGCAAGGAAATGTATACGTTCGAGGATCGCAGTGGCGATTCCCTGACGATGCGTCCGGAGATGACGGCGTCGGTCGTACGTGCGGCCATCGAACATTCGCTGCTCCGTCACTCGCCCGTTACGCGGCTGTGGTATGCGGCGCCCATCTTCCGTCATGAACGCCCGCAGAAGGGCCGTTACCGTCAGTTCCACCAATACGGTGCCGAATGTCTCGGATCACCGTATCCCGAGAGCGACGTCGAAATCATTCTCCTCGCACACGACGTCATCAAGGCCATCGGTATCACGCAGTGGCGTCTCGAGATCAATACGCTCGGCACGGCCGAATCGCGTGCCGCCTATCGCGCCGCCCTCGTGGACTACTTCGAACGACATGTGGAACGACTGTCGGACGACAGCCGGCGGCGCCTGCAGACGAATCCGCTGCGTATTCTCGATTCCAAGGAAGAAGCGGACAAGGAGATCGTCGCTCATGCTCCACGCCTTCACGATCATCTCGACGAGGCGAGCAGGGTGCACTTCGCAGCCGTACGGTCCATGCTCGATGCGGCCCAGGTGGACTACGTCGTCAATCCCGTCATGGTACGCGGTCTCGACTATTACTGCCACACCGTCTTCGAATTCGTGACCGATGCTCTCGGCACGCAGAACGCCATCGGCGGCGGCGGCCGCTACGACCCGCTCTTCGCCATGCTCGGTGGGGGAGACGTACCTGCCGTCGGCTTCTCGCTCGGCGTCGAGCGTATCCTGCTTCTGCTGGAACAGGAGAACGGTGGCTGGCCTGCAGGCGATGCGACGGATGCCTACATCTGCGCCATCGGCGACGCTGCTCGGCTCCCCGTACAATTGATCGCCACACGACTGCGTCGAAAGGGCATGGCCGTCACTACCGACGTCCTGCGCCGTTCCATCAAGGCGCAGATGAAAGACGCGAATCGTGCGGATGCCGTATGGACGATCACCATCGGAGACGACGAACTTGCCAACGGCACATGCGTCATCAAGCACATGGCAACGGGAGAACAGCAGACCGTTCCGCAGCAGACCATCGAAGAACATCTTCGGCGGTGA
- a CDS encoding glycine cleavage system protein H, translating to MNFPADLKYTRDHEWIRVEGNIGTIGVTDHAQGELGDVVYVDIPDASISVDQGGTFGSIEAVKTVADLYAPVTGKIVEVNDVNGAPETVNKDPYGAGWLVKIELANPDELKGLMGVDEYKALIGQ from the coding sequence ATGAACTTTCCCGCAGATCTTAAGTATACCAGGGATCATGAATGGATCCGCGTCGAAGGTAACATCGGCACGATCGGTGTTACGGATCATGCACAGGGAGAACTTGGCGACGTCGTCTACGTCGACATTCCCGATGCATCGATATCCGTCGACCAGGGCGGCACCTTCGGTTCCATCGAAGCCGTGAAGACCGTCGCCGATCTGTACGCTCCCGTCACCGGCAAGATCGTCGAAGTCAACGACGTCAACGGCGCGCCCGAAACCGTGAACAAGGATCCCTACGGCGCAGGCTGGCTCGTCAAGATCGAACTCGCCAATCCCGATGAACTCAAGGGACTGATGGGGGTGGACGAGTACAAGGCGCTGATCGGACAGTAA
- a CDS encoding acetate--CoA ligase, with translation MSKKKAVTKRITSSKNDTPSPDSISSVLTETRVFPPSREFAKKAHVGSMAALKRLRAEGEHDPVRFWERQARRLSWFAPWKQGLKWKHPHAQWFVGGRLNASYNCLDRHLDTWRGNKAALIWEGEPGEVRTYTYRQLHLDVSRCANVLRSLGVKAGDVVAIYMGMVPEAVVAMLACARIGATHNVVFGGFSAEALRERINDSNAVVLITQDVAMRRGEAVHLKTAADEALKDCPSIRHMIVYRRSAETKGTLKAGRDHWWHELMAHAPNVCPPAKLPSEHPLFILYTSGSTGKPKGILHTTAGYLTQVAYTSELVFDLHDDDVYFCTADIGWVTGHSYIVYGMLSNGATVLMYEGVPNHPGPDRFWDMIERHRVTIFYTAPTAIRAFMKWGEVWPRKHDLSSLRLLGTVGEPINPEAWIWYHTIIGGKRCPVVDTWWQTETGGIMIAPVPGATPTKPGTATLPLPGIMVDVVRKDGTSCKADEGGLLVVRHPWPGMLRTIYGNDERYRMAYWAEFPKTRTTPGWYFTGDGARRDKDGYVWIIGRVDDVVNVSGHRLGTAEIESALVSHKAVAEAAVVARPDAIKGNALVAFVTLKSGNGTADIAVLREELRAHVAREIGPIAKPDDIRFTESLPKTRSGKIMRRLLREVVTNNTVSGDTTTLEDLSVLEHLRTADDE, from the coding sequence ATGAGCAAGAAGAAGGCCGTCACGAAGCGCATCACGTCGTCGAAGAACGATACCCCATCACCGGATTCCATTTCGTCCGTCCTGACCGAGACGAGAGTATTCCCGCCGTCGCGGGAATTCGCGAAGAAGGCCCACGTAGGCTCCATGGCCGCGCTGAAGCGGTTGCGTGCGGAAGGCGAGCACGATCCCGTGCGATTCTGGGAGCGGCAGGCGCGACGTCTGTCGTGGTTCGCGCCCTGGAAGCAGGGACTGAAGTGGAAGCATCCCCACGCCCAGTGGTTCGTGGGAGGACGCCTCAACGCATCGTACAACTGCCTCGATCGTCATCTCGACACCTGGCGTGGAAACAAGGCCGCCCTGATATGGGAAGGCGAACCGGGTGAAGTGCGTACCTACACGTACCGTCAATTGCATCTCGACGTCAGTCGTTGCGCGAATGTCCTGCGTTCGCTTGGTGTGAAGGCCGGAGACGTCGTGGCCATCTACATGGGCATGGTACCCGAAGCTGTCGTCGCCATGCTTGCCTGTGCCCGCATCGGTGCCACGCACAACGTCGTCTTCGGTGGCTTCTCCGCCGAAGCCCTGCGCGAACGTATCAACGATTCCAATGCCGTCGTCCTCATCACGCAGGACGTCGCCATGCGTCGCGGTGAAGCCGTGCATCTGAAGACCGCTGCAGATGAAGCGCTCAAGGACTGTCCTTCCATCCGCCATATGATCGTCTATCGTCGGTCGGCGGAAACGAAGGGAACGCTGAAGGCCGGCCGCGATCACTGGTGGCACGAGCTGATGGCGCATGCGCCCAACGTATGTCCGCCCGCAAAACTCCCGAGCGAGCATCCGCTCTTCATCCTCTATACCAGCGGTTCGACGGGCAAGCCTAAGGGTATCCTTCATACCACGGCCGGCTATCTCACGCAGGTGGCATATACGTCGGAGCTCGTCTTCGATCTCCATGACGACGACGTCTATTTCTGCACGGCCGACATCGGGTGGGTGACGGGACATTCCTACATCGTCTACGGTATGCTCTCCAACGGCGCTACGGTGCTCATGTACGAAGGCGTGCCGAACCATCCCGGACCCGACAGGTTCTGGGACATGATCGAACGGCACCGTGTGACGATCTTCTATACCGCGCCGACGGCCATCAGGGCCTTCATGAAATGGGGAGAGGTATGGCCGCGGAAGCATGATCTTTCGTCGCTGCGCCTTCTCGGTACGGTGGGAGAGCCGATCAACCCCGAAGCGTGGATTTGGTACCACACTATCATCGGAGGCAAGCGCTGTCCTGTCGTCGATACATGGTGGCAGACGGAAACGGGAGGGATCATGATCGCCCCCGTACCGGGAGCGACGCCGACGAAGCCCGGTACGGCCACATTGCCGTTGCCCGGTATCATGGTCGACGTCGTTCGCAAGGATGGTACCTCGTGCAAGGCCGACGAAGGCGGACTGCTCGTGGTACGACATCCCTGGCCGGGCATGCTGCGGACCATCTATGGCAACGACGAGCGATACAGGATGGCCTACTGGGCCGAATTCCCGAAGACGAGGACGACACCCGGATGGTATTTCACGGGTGACGGTGCGCGCAGGGACAAGGACGGATACGTGTGGATCATCGGCAGGGTCGACGACGTCGTGAACGTCAGCGGCCATCGTCTCGGTACGGCCGAGATCGAAAGTGCGCTCGTCTCGCACAAGGCCGTGGCGGAAGCGGCCGTCGTGGCCAGGCCCGATGCCATCAAGGGCAATGCTCTCGTGGCCTTCGTCACCCTCAAGAGCGGGAACGGAACGGCCGACATCGCCGTGTTGCGGGAAGAGCTGCGGGCCCACGTGGCACGTGAGATCGGTCCGATCGCCAAGCCCGACGATATCCGTTTCACCGAGTCCCTGCCCAAGACCCGCAGCGGCAAGATCATGCGCCGGCTTCTCCGTGAAGTCGTCACCAACAACACCGTCAGCGGTGATACGACGACGCTGGAAGACCTGTCCGTGCTCGAGCATCTCCGCACGGCGGACGACGAATAA
- a CDS encoding elongation factor P produces the protein MATTADLRVGAVIKHQGELCVVLESIHRTPGNLRAFYQVKMRVIKNGKLKEERFRSGETIEFVRVETRNFSYLYRDGDSFVFMDSETYDQIPVDPAVVGEASRFIKEGQEVQIARDEQEAVVSIQIPGHVTLRVTHTEPGVRGDTATNVLKPATVETGTNVNVPLFVNEGDLIRVDTSSGNYLDRVKE, from the coding sequence ATGGCAACCACAGCCGATCTGCGCGTAGGCGCGGTGATCAAGCATCAGGGGGAACTCTGCGTCGTGCTTGAATCCATTCACCGGACGCCGGGCAATCTGCGCGCCTTCTATCAGGTGAAGATGCGCGTCATCAAGAATGGCAAGCTCAAGGAAGAACGTTTCCGTTCCGGTGAGACGATCGAGTTCGTTCGTGTGGAAACGCGCAACTTCTCGTACCTGTATCGCGATGGTGACAGCTTCGTCTTCATGGATTCGGAGACGTACGACCAGATTCCCGTCGATCCCGCCGTCGTAGGTGAGGCGTCGCGCTTCATCAAGGAAGGCCAGGAAGTCCAGATCGCTCGTGACGAACAGGAAGCCGTCGTCTCGATCCAGATTCCGGGACACGTTACGCTGCGCGTGACGCATACGGAACCTGGGGTTCGTGGCGATACGGCCACCAACGTGCTGAAGCCGGCAACCGTCGAAACGGGTACCAATGTTAACGTTCCGCTCTTCGTGAACGAGGGCGATCTGATTCGCGTTGACACGTCATCGGGTAACTACCTCGATCGCGTCAAGGAATAA
- a CDS encoding hydrolase, translating into MRIETKHSFALIIDIQERLFPHIHDHDGLARRCEILIKGLQLLEVPMMFTEQYPKGLGPTIPSIAGLMGDMVAAEKMTFSCCGSDAVEGQLLGLSPHSVIVCGIEAHVCVLQTVLDLRAQGRNAVVVADCISSRKPTDREVAIERMRSAGAIITTYESLLFELCEVAGTDTFKELSKLVK; encoded by the coding sequence ATGCGCATCGAGACCAAGCACTCCTTCGCCCTGATCATCGATATCCAGGAGCGGTTGTTCCCACACATTCACGATCATGACGGTCTGGCCAGACGCTGCGAGATCCTGATCAAGGGCCTCCAGCTTCTGGAAGTACCGATGATGTTCACCGAGCAGTATCCGAAAGGGCTCGGGCCGACCATTCCGTCCATCGCCGGCCTCATGGGTGATATGGTCGCCGCCGAGAAGATGACGTTCTCCTGTTGCGGTTCCGATGCGGTGGAAGGCCAGTTGCTCGGCCTCTCTCCGCACTCCGTCATCGTCTGCGGTATCGAGGCCCACGTCTGCGTGCTGCAGACGGTACTCGACCTGAGGGCGCAAGGACGCAATGCCGTCGTCGTGGCGGACTGCATCTCATCGCGCAAGCCGACGGACAGGGAGGTGGCCATCGAACGGATGCGGAGCGCAGGGGCCATCATCACGACCTATGAAAGCCTGTTGTTCGAACTTTGTGAAGTGGCGGGTACCGATACTTTCAAGGAACTATCGAAACTGGTCAAATGA
- a CDS encoding cell division protein FtsW — protein sequence MKPAATSHIDWLILLPIAGLLMFSVAFVYSASSSFSAVKFGSSEQLFWNHALRVLIGLALMIGVAKLDYHAWQNMSMTIVIIAIGFLVMVLLMGTEIKGASRWVRLGPLNFQPSELAKYALVLHTAAVLSANRVFIKDWRKSLVPVLVWAVPICALIALQPNLSTASVVFTIVLVLMFLADVDMKHLGVIVLAGLVIGGAYAVSAEYRMRRLLAFVDSDRVDEAVKYQLDQALIAFGNGGITGVGPGQSRQRDWFLPESYGDFIFSIVGEEYGFLGIALLVGAFVLIMWRGYAVARKAPDSFGRLLAAGITTTLAIYAFVNAGVTCGILPTTGLPMPFISYGGSSVFFSAIAVGVLLNISSQAGVYRRQRAVAEG from the coding sequence ATGAAACCTGCCGCCACTTCGCATATCGACTGGCTCATCCTGCTGCCGATCGCAGGCCTGCTGATGTTCAGCGTGGCCTTCGTCTACAGCGCCAGTTCCTCCTTTTCGGCCGTCAAGTTCGGTTCGTCGGAACAGCTCTTCTGGAATCATGCGCTGCGTGTCCTCATCGGCCTCGCCCTCATGATCGGCGTCGCCAAGCTGGACTATCACGCATGGCAGAACATGTCGATGACGATCGTCATCATCGCCATCGGCTTCCTCGTCATGGTCCTGCTGATGGGAACGGAGATCAAGGGCGCATCACGATGGGTGCGTCTCGGGCCACTGAACTTCCAGCCGTCGGAGCTCGCCAAGTATGCGCTCGTCCTGCATACGGCCGCCGTTCTGTCGGCCAACAGGGTCTTCATCAAGGACTGGCGCAAGAGTCTCGTACCAGTTCTCGTATGGGCAGTACCTATCTGCGCATTGATCGCACTGCAGCCGAATCTGTCCACGGCGAGCGTCGTCTTCACCATCGTCCTCGTCCTCATGTTCCTCGCCGACGTCGACATGAAGCATCTCGGAGTCATCGTCCTTGCCGGTCTCGTCATCGGTGGCGCCTATGCGGTATCGGCCGAGTACCGGATGCGCCGTCTGCTGGCCTTCGTGGACAGCGATCGCGTGGACGAGGCCGTCAAGTATCAGCTCGACCAGGCGTTGATCGCCTTCGGCAATGGGGGCATCACGGGTGTGGGGCCGGGGCAGTCGCGCCAGCGCGACTGGTTCCTTCCGGAATCGTACGGCGACTTCATCTTCTCCATCGTGGGAGAGGAGTACGGCTTCCTCGGGATCGCGTTGCTTGTCGGCGCCTTCGTCCTGATCATGTGGCGCGGATATGCCGTGGCGCGCAAGGCGCCGGATTCGTTCGGACGTCTGCTCGCGGCCGGGATCACGACGACGCTCGCCATCTACGCCTTCGTCAATGCGGGTGTGACATGCGGAATCCTGCCCACGACCGGGCTCCCCATGCCCTTCATCAGCTACGGTGGATCGAGCGTGTTCTTCAGTGCCATCGCCGTCGGCGTCCTCCTGAACATCTCGTCACAGGCCGGGGTCTACAGAAGACAGCGCGCCGTTGCGGAGGGATGA
- a CDS encoding acetyl-CoA carboxylase, biotin carboxyl carrier protein: MDLNYLRRLLKIFDDSTVTELEIEEEGIKIQMSKQVAAVAAAQPAYQVMPVPAAAPAPAAPAVPAPSAPAPAAPSADEGGQTINSPIVGTFYRAPAPDADPFVQVGSHVNVGDPLCIVEAMKLMNEIESEVSGTIVKILVENSQAVEYNQPMFVIKPD; this comes from the coding sequence ATGGACCTCAACTACCTACGTCGCCTTCTGAAGATCTTTGACGACAGCACCGTTACCGAGTTGGAGATCGAGGAAGAAGGCATCAAGATCCAGATGTCCAAACAGGTTGCCGCCGTAGCGGCAGCGCAGCCTGCCTATCAAGTCATGCCGGTTCCTGCCGCAGCACCTGCTCCGGCGGCACCTGCCGTACCGGCACCGTCTGCTCCCGCACCCGCCGCGCCCAGCGCGGACGAGGGAGGTCAGACCATCAATTCCCCGATCGTCGGGACGTTCTACCGTGCTCCCGCACCGGATGCCGATCCGTTCGTGCAAGTGGGCTCGCACGTGAACGTGGGTGATCCTCTCTGTATCGTCGAAGCCATGAAGCTGATGAACGAGATCGAGAGCGAAGTCTCCGGCACCATCGTGAAGATTCTCGTGGAGAATTCACAGGCCGTAGAATACAACCAGCCCATGTTCGTGATCAAGCCGGACTAA